A genome region from Arachis duranensis cultivar V14167 chromosome 8, aradu.V14167.gnm2.J7QH, whole genome shotgun sequence includes the following:
- the LOC107462829 gene encoding probable peroxygenase 5, with amino-acid sequence MAATSAIENRTREGVGGGAEEKPIPLHENVMQKHAAFFDTNHDGVVYPWETYKGLREIGVGILLSIGGSLFINVSLSQSTRPVRFPSPLLPIEVKNIQFGKHGSDTGVYDTEGRFVPSKFEEIFIKHAHTYPNALTYDELKEMIKANRQPKDLKGRIGSFVEWHLLYKIGKDKDGLLQKETIRGVYDGSVFEILKKEHSSDKKN; translated from the exons ATGGCTGCTACTTCTGCTATAGAAAACAGAACACGTGAGG GAGTTGGAGGTGGTGCCGAAGAGAAACCAATCCCACTTCATGAGAATGTTATGCAGAAGCACGCTGCATTCTTTGACACCAATCATGATGGTGTTGTTTATCCATGGGAAACTTATAAAG GTTTACGAGAAATTGGAGTTGGGATATTGCTGTCAATTGGCGGTTCTCTTTTCATTAATGTGTCTCTTAGTCAGAGCACGCGCCCAGTACG ATTTCCATCTCCACTTTTACCAATTGAAGTGAAGAACATACAATTCGGTAAACATGGAAGTGACACTGGTGTCTATGATACCGAAGGAAG GTTTGTTCCTTCaaaatttgaagaaattttCATTAAGCATGCACATACATATCCAAATGCTTTGACATATGATGAGTTGAAGGAGATGATAAAGGCCAATAGACAGCCAAAAGATTTGAAAGGAAG GATTGGCAGTTTTGTTGAATGGCACCTCTTGTACAAGATTGGTAAAGACAAGGATGGACTCCTACAGAAAGAAACTATCCGAGGCGTTTATGATGGTAGCGTCTTTGAAATACTGAAAAAGGAGCACTCGTCGGACAAAAAGAACTGA
- the LOC107462828 gene encoding protein ENHANCED DOWNY MILDEW 2 isoform X2 produces the protein MASSDEEGEIIPSVVNDYWFENENDGFAPLSSLTLLWSTSDEISCSSGTKVYLRGTADDGLQKVHKQIIGWRFELSNEQQPEISVLLKDKNRITLQRPRKCFESAFRTVLVTVSWLHAVKWNPEKTGVSIWNKIMKAFSSFDVMPSENDLINHMSMIREAAKRDADFAKSKYLLNFIGEGDSNELFHEDVRSSRKPKFIIDSEEEESDKSDGELGVNVGQSVGYDTVCAICDNGGEILPCEGRCLRSFHPTIEDGKDSLCDSLGFTKAQVTAFPNFYCENCKNKKHQCFACGNLGSSDESSNAEVFPCITANCGQHYHPACVARLLYPGIDAEQQERRKRVVIDKTFICPLHICTLCRKGENRNVHDLQFAVCRRCPKAYHRKCLPKEIPLTFDYEKGIPQRAWDNLLDRRILMYCMDHEIVPELGTPARNHLVFPYNKVKEKKQGHKLFSKEKDAILLRKSFEDLPHKKSLATKLVTRESMAIQNDSSTKVRDNEKGLYFSHGSLESVASGKYVKDEKKSLSGRSLPSIGSKLILGKDNTHKSSRIQQAVSLQRKLVSQRTETRSLDKPLGKKVKTSPDFIQADMEKEILSLVKESMSTVNEEEFKKNNQCFGSSTCFTETGFDKSLTLGKVEGSVKAIQTALQKLDEGCSIEDAKAICEPGILHQLFIWQQLKVYLAPFLHGMRYTSFGRHFTKIDKLKEIVDRLHWYVQNGDMVLDFCCGSNDFSCLMKSKLEQMGKPCLFKNYDLIQAKNDFSFEKRDWMSVTAEELPNGSQLIIGLNPPFGVNGYLANKFIDKALTFKPKLLVLIVPKVTKRLDRKKGGYDLIWEDDEMLSGKAFYLPGSVDVRDKQLEDWNNKTPPLYLWSRPDWSARHRAIALQHGHIKDKYDDAHVKGIEVKNYLMEENHDCYQDYAGLHAPGDVLSIFDGVPDDNGGATPEEGGNSFGHLKEMTFPASVEADSMAIDMDLSSP, from the exons ATGGCATCATCTGATGAAGAGGGTGAGATTATTCCATCTGTTGTTAACGATTATTGGTTTGAAAATGAGAATGATGGATTTGCACCACTTTCTAGTTTGACATTGTTGTGGAGCACTAGTGATGAGATCAGTTGTAGTTCGGGAACAAAAGTATATTTGCGCGGCACTGCTGATGACGGACTCCAGAAGGTTCATAAGCAGATTATAGGATGGAGGTTCGAACTTTCCAATGAGCAGCAGCCGGAGATTTCAGTGCTTTTGAAGGACAAAAACCGGATAACACTGCAAAGGCCAAGGAAGTGCTTTGAAAGTGCTTTTAGGACAGTCCTAGTCACAGTATCTTGGCTGCATGCTGTGAAATGGAATCCAGAGAAAACTGGAGTTTCTATTTGGAACAAAATAATGAAGGCCTTTAG CTCATTTGATGTAATGCCGTCCGAGAATGATCTTATAAATCATatgtcaatgattagagaggCCGCCAAAAGGGATGCTGATTTCGCAAAGTCTAAG TATCTGCTAAACTTCATTGGAGAGGGGGATTCAAATGAACTATTCCATGAG GATGTTCGATCCTCTAGAAAACCAAAATTTATAATTGACTCAGAAGAGGAGGAGAGTGACAAGTCCGATGGTGAACTTGGCGTCAATGTTGGGCAAAGTGTTGGTTATGATACTGTTTGTGCAATTTGTGACAATGGTGGTGAAATACTTCC CTGTGAAGGAAGATGCTTAAGATCCTTCCATCCAACTATAGAGGATGGTAAAGATTCATTGTGCGATTCTCTTGGATTCACTAAAGCTCAAGTTACA GCCTTTCCAAACTTTTACTgtgaaaattgtaaaaataagaAGCATCAATGCTTTGCTTGTGGCAACTTGGGTTCATCTGATGAATCATCAAATGCAGAG GTGTTTCCTTGTATTACTGCAAACTGTGGTCAGCACTACCATCCTGCATGTGTTGCAAGGCTACTCTACCCCGGCATTGACGCGGAGCAACAGGAAAGGAGAAAGAGAGTTGTTATTGACAAGACATTTATCTGTCCTCTTCACATATGCACTTTATGCAGAAAAGGTGAAAATAGGAATGTTCATGATTTGCAGTTTGCAGTATGTCGACGCTGCCCTAAGGCTTACCACAGGAAATGCTTACCCAA GGAGATTCCACTCACATTTGATTATGAAAAAGGCATTCCACAAAGGGCCTGGGATAACCTACTTGATCGTCGTATTTTGATGTATTGTAT GGATCATGAGATAGTTCCAGAACTTGGTACTCCTGCTAGAAATCATCTAGTATTTCCATATAATAAAGTGAAGGAAAAGAAACAAGGCCACAAATTATTCAGCAAAGAGAAGGATGCTATACTATTGAGGAAAAGTTTCGAAGATCTTCCTCATAAGAAGTCATTGGCAACTAAGCTTGTTACAAGGGAAAGCATGGCTATCCAAAATGATAGTTCTACCAAAGTTCGAGATAACGAAAAAGGTCTATATTTCTCACATGGATCACTTGAGTCTGTTGCTTCTGGCAAATATGTGAAAGATGAAAAGAAGTCTTTGTCCGGTAGATCTCTACCAAGCATTGGCAGTAAATTGATTTTGGGTAAAGATAACACACACAAGAGTTCAAGAATACAACAGGCTGTATCTCTGCAACGAAAATTGGTTAGTCAAAGAACAGAAACACGGAGCTTGGACAAGCCTCTGGGGAAAAAAGTCAAAACATCGCCTGACTTTATTCAAGCTGATATGGAAAAAGA AATTTTATCTTTGGTGAAAGAATCAATGTCTACAGTCAATGAGGAAGAATTCAAGAAGAACAATCAATGCTTTGGTTCAAGTACTTGTTTCACAGAAACAGGATTTGATAAGAGCCTTACTCTAGGGAAAGTGGAGGGCTCTGTTAAG GCCATTCAAACAGCTTTACAGAAGTTAGATGAAGGGTGTAGTATCGAGGATGCAAAAGCTATTTGTGAACCAGGGATCCTCCATCAGCTTTTTATTTGGCAG CAACTTAAAGTCTATCTTGCTCCATTTCTTCATGGTATGCGATATACGTCCTTTGGTCGCCATTTCACTAAAATAGACAAGCTGAAAGAg ATTGTTGATAGGCTTCATTGGTATGTGCAAAATGGTGACATG GTTTTAGACTTTTGTTGTGGTTCCAATGACTTCAGTTGTTTGATGAAATCAAAGCTTGAACAGATGGGGAAGCCATGCTTATTTAAGAACTATGATTTAATCCAAGCCAAG AATGATTTCAGCTTTGAAAAGAGAGATTGGATGAGTGTAACTGCAGAAGAGTTACCAAACGGTTCTCAACTT ATCATAGGGTTGAATCCTCCTTTCGGAGTTAATGGTTATCTTGCTAACAAGTTTATTGACAAGGCACTGACATTTAAGCCAAAACTCCTTGTACTTATTGTGCCAAAAGTAACAAAACG ACTTGACAGAAAGAAAGGTGGATATGATTTGATTTGGGAGGATGATGAGATGCTTTCAGGAAAG GCATTTTATCTCCCGGGTTCAGTTGACGTGCGCGACAAGCAATTAGAAGACTGGAACAACAAAACACCTCCTCTTTACCTTTGGAGTCGGCCGGACTGGAGTGCTCGGCACAGGGCGATTGCTCTACAGCATGGCCACATAAAAGACAAGTATGATGATGCGCATGTGAAAGGAATAGAAGTGAAGAATTATCTTATGGAAGAGAATCATGACTGTTATCAGGATTACGCTGGATTGCATGCGCCTGGTGATGTCTTAAGCATATTTGATGGTGTCCCGGACGATAATGGTGGTGCTACTCCAGAGGAAGGTGgcaattcttttggccatttgaaGGAGATGACATTTCCTGCCTCTGTTGAAGCTGACAGTATGGCTATTGACATGGATTTATCTTCTCCCTAG
- the LOC107462828 gene encoding protein ENHANCED DOWNY MILDEW 2 isoform X1, translating to MASSDEEGEIIPSVVNDYWFENENDGFAPLSSLTLLWSTSDEISCSSGTKVYLRGTADDGLQKVHKQIIGWRFELSNEQQPEISVLLKDKNRITLQRPRKCFESAFRTVLVTVSWLHAVKWNPEKTGVSIWNKIMKAFSSFDVMPSENDLINHMSMIREAAKRDADFAKSKYLLNFIGEGDSNELFHEDVRSSRKPKFIIDSEEEESDKSDGELGVNVGQSVGYDTVCAICDNGGEILPCEGRCLRSFHPTIEDGKDSLCDSLGFTKAQVTAFPNFYCENCKNKKHQCFACGNLGSSDESSNAEVFPCITANCGQHYHPACVARLLYPGIDAEQQERRKRVVIDKTFICPLHICTLCRKGENRNVHDLQFAVCRRCPKAYHRKCLPKEIPLTFDYEKGIPQRAWDNLLDRRILMYCMDHEIVPELGTPARNHLVFPYNKVKEKKQGHKLFSKEKDAILLRKSFEDLPHKKSLATKLVTRESMAIQNDSSTKVRDNEKGLYFSHGSLESVASGKYVKDEKKSLSGRSLPSIGSKLILGKDNTHKSSRIQQAVSLQRKLVSQRTETRSLDKPLGKKVKTSPDFIQADMEKEILSLVKESMSTVNEEEFKKNNQCFGSSTCFTETGFDKSLTLGKVEGSVKAIQTALQKLDEGCSIEDAKAICEPGILHQLFIWQKQLKVYLAPFLHGMRYTSFGRHFTKIDKLKEIVDRLHWYVQNGDMVLDFCCGSNDFSCLMKSKLEQMGKPCLFKNYDLIQAKNDFSFEKRDWMSVTAEELPNGSQLIIGLNPPFGVNGYLANKFIDKALTFKPKLLVLIVPKVTKRLDRKKGGYDLIWEDDEMLSGKAFYLPGSVDVRDKQLEDWNNKTPPLYLWSRPDWSARHRAIALQHGHIKDKYDDAHVKGIEVKNYLMEENHDCYQDYAGLHAPGDVLSIFDGVPDDNGGATPEEGGNSFGHLKEMTFPASVEADSMAIDMDLSSP from the exons ATGGCATCATCTGATGAAGAGGGTGAGATTATTCCATCTGTTGTTAACGATTATTGGTTTGAAAATGAGAATGATGGATTTGCACCACTTTCTAGTTTGACATTGTTGTGGAGCACTAGTGATGAGATCAGTTGTAGTTCGGGAACAAAAGTATATTTGCGCGGCACTGCTGATGACGGACTCCAGAAGGTTCATAAGCAGATTATAGGATGGAGGTTCGAACTTTCCAATGAGCAGCAGCCGGAGATTTCAGTGCTTTTGAAGGACAAAAACCGGATAACACTGCAAAGGCCAAGGAAGTGCTTTGAAAGTGCTTTTAGGACAGTCCTAGTCACAGTATCTTGGCTGCATGCTGTGAAATGGAATCCAGAGAAAACTGGAGTTTCTATTTGGAACAAAATAATGAAGGCCTTTAG CTCATTTGATGTAATGCCGTCCGAGAATGATCTTATAAATCATatgtcaatgattagagaggCCGCCAAAAGGGATGCTGATTTCGCAAAGTCTAAG TATCTGCTAAACTTCATTGGAGAGGGGGATTCAAATGAACTATTCCATGAG GATGTTCGATCCTCTAGAAAACCAAAATTTATAATTGACTCAGAAGAGGAGGAGAGTGACAAGTCCGATGGTGAACTTGGCGTCAATGTTGGGCAAAGTGTTGGTTATGATACTGTTTGTGCAATTTGTGACAATGGTGGTGAAATACTTCC CTGTGAAGGAAGATGCTTAAGATCCTTCCATCCAACTATAGAGGATGGTAAAGATTCATTGTGCGATTCTCTTGGATTCACTAAAGCTCAAGTTACA GCCTTTCCAAACTTTTACTgtgaaaattgtaaaaataagaAGCATCAATGCTTTGCTTGTGGCAACTTGGGTTCATCTGATGAATCATCAAATGCAGAG GTGTTTCCTTGTATTACTGCAAACTGTGGTCAGCACTACCATCCTGCATGTGTTGCAAGGCTACTCTACCCCGGCATTGACGCGGAGCAACAGGAAAGGAGAAAGAGAGTTGTTATTGACAAGACATTTATCTGTCCTCTTCACATATGCACTTTATGCAGAAAAGGTGAAAATAGGAATGTTCATGATTTGCAGTTTGCAGTATGTCGACGCTGCCCTAAGGCTTACCACAGGAAATGCTTACCCAA GGAGATTCCACTCACATTTGATTATGAAAAAGGCATTCCACAAAGGGCCTGGGATAACCTACTTGATCGTCGTATTTTGATGTATTGTAT GGATCATGAGATAGTTCCAGAACTTGGTACTCCTGCTAGAAATCATCTAGTATTTCCATATAATAAAGTGAAGGAAAAGAAACAAGGCCACAAATTATTCAGCAAAGAGAAGGATGCTATACTATTGAGGAAAAGTTTCGAAGATCTTCCTCATAAGAAGTCATTGGCAACTAAGCTTGTTACAAGGGAAAGCATGGCTATCCAAAATGATAGTTCTACCAAAGTTCGAGATAACGAAAAAGGTCTATATTTCTCACATGGATCACTTGAGTCTGTTGCTTCTGGCAAATATGTGAAAGATGAAAAGAAGTCTTTGTCCGGTAGATCTCTACCAAGCATTGGCAGTAAATTGATTTTGGGTAAAGATAACACACACAAGAGTTCAAGAATACAACAGGCTGTATCTCTGCAACGAAAATTGGTTAGTCAAAGAACAGAAACACGGAGCTTGGACAAGCCTCTGGGGAAAAAAGTCAAAACATCGCCTGACTTTATTCAAGCTGATATGGAAAAAGA AATTTTATCTTTGGTGAAAGAATCAATGTCTACAGTCAATGAGGAAGAATTCAAGAAGAACAATCAATGCTTTGGTTCAAGTACTTGTTTCACAGAAACAGGATTTGATAAGAGCCTTACTCTAGGGAAAGTGGAGGGCTCTGTTAAG GCCATTCAAACAGCTTTACAGAAGTTAGATGAAGGGTGTAGTATCGAGGATGCAAAAGCTATTTGTGAACCAGGGATCCTCCATCAGCTTTTTATTTGGCAG AAGCAACTTAAAGTCTATCTTGCTCCATTTCTTCATGGTATGCGATATACGTCCTTTGGTCGCCATTTCACTAAAATAGACAAGCTGAAAGAg ATTGTTGATAGGCTTCATTGGTATGTGCAAAATGGTGACATG GTTTTAGACTTTTGTTGTGGTTCCAATGACTTCAGTTGTTTGATGAAATCAAAGCTTGAACAGATGGGGAAGCCATGCTTATTTAAGAACTATGATTTAATCCAAGCCAAG AATGATTTCAGCTTTGAAAAGAGAGATTGGATGAGTGTAACTGCAGAAGAGTTACCAAACGGTTCTCAACTT ATCATAGGGTTGAATCCTCCTTTCGGAGTTAATGGTTATCTTGCTAACAAGTTTATTGACAAGGCACTGACATTTAAGCCAAAACTCCTTGTACTTATTGTGCCAAAAGTAACAAAACG ACTTGACAGAAAGAAAGGTGGATATGATTTGATTTGGGAGGATGATGAGATGCTTTCAGGAAAG GCATTTTATCTCCCGGGTTCAGTTGACGTGCGCGACAAGCAATTAGAAGACTGGAACAACAAAACACCTCCTCTTTACCTTTGGAGTCGGCCGGACTGGAGTGCTCGGCACAGGGCGATTGCTCTACAGCATGGCCACATAAAAGACAAGTATGATGATGCGCATGTGAAAGGAATAGAAGTGAAGAATTATCTTATGGAAGAGAATCATGACTGTTATCAGGATTACGCTGGATTGCATGCGCCTGGTGATGTCTTAAGCATATTTGATGGTGTCCCGGACGATAATGGTGGTGCTACTCCAGAGGAAGGTGgcaattcttttggccatttgaaGGAGATGACATTTCCTGCCTCTGTTGAAGCTGACAGTATGGCTATTGACATGGATTTATCTTCTCCCTAG
- the LOC107462828 gene encoding protein ENHANCED DOWNY MILDEW 2 isoform X3 produces MASSDEEGEIIPSVVNDYWFENENDGFAPLSSLTLLWSTSDEISCSSGTKVYLRGTADDGLQKVHKQIIGWRFELSNEQQPEISVLLKDKNRITLQRPRKCFESAFRTVLVTVSWLHAVKWNPEKTGVSIWNKIMKAFSSFDVMPSENDLINHMSMIREAAKRDADFAKSKYLLNFIGEGDSNELFHEDVRSSRKPKFIIDSEEEESDKSDGELGVNVGQSVGYDTVCAICDNGGEILPCEGRCLRSFHPTIEDGKDSLCDSLGFTKAQVTAFPNFYCENCKNKKHQCFACGNLGSSDESSNAEVFPCITANCGQHYHPACVARLLYPGIDAEQQERRKRVVIDKTFICPLHICTLCRKGENRNVHDLQFAVCRRCPKAYHRKCLPKEIPLTFDYEKGIPQRAWDNLLDRRILMYCMDHEIVPELGTPARNHLVFPYNKVKEKKQGHKLFSKEKDAILLRKSFEDLPHKKSLATKLVTRESMAIQNDSSTKVRDNEKGLYFSHGSLESVASGKYVKDEKKSLSGRSLPSIGSKLILGKDNTHKSSRIQQAVSLQRKLVSQRTETRSLDKPLGKKVKTSPDFIQADMEKEILSLVKESMSTVNEEEFKKNNQCFGSSTCFTETGFDKSLTLGKVEGSVKAIQTALQKLDEGCSIEDAKAICEPGILHQLFIWQIVDRLHWYVQNGDMVLDFCCGSNDFSCLMKSKLEQMGKPCLFKNYDLIQAKNDFSFEKRDWMSVTAEELPNGSQLIIGLNPPFGVNGYLANKFIDKALTFKPKLLVLIVPKVTKRLDRKKGGYDLIWEDDEMLSGKAFYLPGSVDVRDKQLEDWNNKTPPLYLWSRPDWSARHRAIALQHGHIKDKYDDAHVKGIEVKNYLMEENHDCYQDYAGLHAPGDVLSIFDGVPDDNGGATPEEGGNSFGHLKEMTFPASVEADSMAIDMDLSSP; encoded by the exons ATGGCATCATCTGATGAAGAGGGTGAGATTATTCCATCTGTTGTTAACGATTATTGGTTTGAAAATGAGAATGATGGATTTGCACCACTTTCTAGTTTGACATTGTTGTGGAGCACTAGTGATGAGATCAGTTGTAGTTCGGGAACAAAAGTATATTTGCGCGGCACTGCTGATGACGGACTCCAGAAGGTTCATAAGCAGATTATAGGATGGAGGTTCGAACTTTCCAATGAGCAGCAGCCGGAGATTTCAGTGCTTTTGAAGGACAAAAACCGGATAACACTGCAAAGGCCAAGGAAGTGCTTTGAAAGTGCTTTTAGGACAGTCCTAGTCACAGTATCTTGGCTGCATGCTGTGAAATGGAATCCAGAGAAAACTGGAGTTTCTATTTGGAACAAAATAATGAAGGCCTTTAG CTCATTTGATGTAATGCCGTCCGAGAATGATCTTATAAATCATatgtcaatgattagagaggCCGCCAAAAGGGATGCTGATTTCGCAAAGTCTAAG TATCTGCTAAACTTCATTGGAGAGGGGGATTCAAATGAACTATTCCATGAG GATGTTCGATCCTCTAGAAAACCAAAATTTATAATTGACTCAGAAGAGGAGGAGAGTGACAAGTCCGATGGTGAACTTGGCGTCAATGTTGGGCAAAGTGTTGGTTATGATACTGTTTGTGCAATTTGTGACAATGGTGGTGAAATACTTCC CTGTGAAGGAAGATGCTTAAGATCCTTCCATCCAACTATAGAGGATGGTAAAGATTCATTGTGCGATTCTCTTGGATTCACTAAAGCTCAAGTTACA GCCTTTCCAAACTTTTACTgtgaaaattgtaaaaataagaAGCATCAATGCTTTGCTTGTGGCAACTTGGGTTCATCTGATGAATCATCAAATGCAGAG GTGTTTCCTTGTATTACTGCAAACTGTGGTCAGCACTACCATCCTGCATGTGTTGCAAGGCTACTCTACCCCGGCATTGACGCGGAGCAACAGGAAAGGAGAAAGAGAGTTGTTATTGACAAGACATTTATCTGTCCTCTTCACATATGCACTTTATGCAGAAAAGGTGAAAATAGGAATGTTCATGATTTGCAGTTTGCAGTATGTCGACGCTGCCCTAAGGCTTACCACAGGAAATGCTTACCCAA GGAGATTCCACTCACATTTGATTATGAAAAAGGCATTCCACAAAGGGCCTGGGATAACCTACTTGATCGTCGTATTTTGATGTATTGTAT GGATCATGAGATAGTTCCAGAACTTGGTACTCCTGCTAGAAATCATCTAGTATTTCCATATAATAAAGTGAAGGAAAAGAAACAAGGCCACAAATTATTCAGCAAAGAGAAGGATGCTATACTATTGAGGAAAAGTTTCGAAGATCTTCCTCATAAGAAGTCATTGGCAACTAAGCTTGTTACAAGGGAAAGCATGGCTATCCAAAATGATAGTTCTACCAAAGTTCGAGATAACGAAAAAGGTCTATATTTCTCACATGGATCACTTGAGTCTGTTGCTTCTGGCAAATATGTGAAAGATGAAAAGAAGTCTTTGTCCGGTAGATCTCTACCAAGCATTGGCAGTAAATTGATTTTGGGTAAAGATAACACACACAAGAGTTCAAGAATACAACAGGCTGTATCTCTGCAACGAAAATTGGTTAGTCAAAGAACAGAAACACGGAGCTTGGACAAGCCTCTGGGGAAAAAAGTCAAAACATCGCCTGACTTTATTCAAGCTGATATGGAAAAAGA AATTTTATCTTTGGTGAAAGAATCAATGTCTACAGTCAATGAGGAAGAATTCAAGAAGAACAATCAATGCTTTGGTTCAAGTACTTGTTTCACAGAAACAGGATTTGATAAGAGCCTTACTCTAGGGAAAGTGGAGGGCTCTGTTAAG GCCATTCAAACAGCTTTACAGAAGTTAGATGAAGGGTGTAGTATCGAGGATGCAAAAGCTATTTGTGAACCAGGGATCCTCCATCAGCTTTTTATTTGGCAG ATTGTTGATAGGCTTCATTGGTATGTGCAAAATGGTGACATG GTTTTAGACTTTTGTTGTGGTTCCAATGACTTCAGTTGTTTGATGAAATCAAAGCTTGAACAGATGGGGAAGCCATGCTTATTTAAGAACTATGATTTAATCCAAGCCAAG AATGATTTCAGCTTTGAAAAGAGAGATTGGATGAGTGTAACTGCAGAAGAGTTACCAAACGGTTCTCAACTT ATCATAGGGTTGAATCCTCCTTTCGGAGTTAATGGTTATCTTGCTAACAAGTTTATTGACAAGGCACTGACATTTAAGCCAAAACTCCTTGTACTTATTGTGCCAAAAGTAACAAAACG ACTTGACAGAAAGAAAGGTGGATATGATTTGATTTGGGAGGATGATGAGATGCTTTCAGGAAAG GCATTTTATCTCCCGGGTTCAGTTGACGTGCGCGACAAGCAATTAGAAGACTGGAACAACAAAACACCTCCTCTTTACCTTTGGAGTCGGCCGGACTGGAGTGCTCGGCACAGGGCGATTGCTCTACAGCATGGCCACATAAAAGACAAGTATGATGATGCGCATGTGAAAGGAATAGAAGTGAAGAATTATCTTATGGAAGAGAATCATGACTGTTATCAGGATTACGCTGGATTGCATGCGCCTGGTGATGTCTTAAGCATATTTGATGGTGTCCCGGACGATAATGGTGGTGCTACTCCAGAGGAAGGTGgcaattcttttggccatttgaaGGAGATGACATTTCCTGCCTCTGTTGAAGCTGACAGTATGGCTATTGACATGGATTTATCTTCTCCCTAG